Proteins from a genomic interval of Streptomyces sp. NBC_01445:
- the gdhA gene encoding NADP-specific glutamate dehydrogenase: MMTTVSPSAVPSHLDDVLDAVRRRSPGEVVFQQAVEEVLHTLGPVLDRHPEYADAHILERLCEPERQIMFRVPWVDDRGRIQVNRGYRVEFSSALGPYKGGLRFHPTVDLSVIKFLGFEQIFKNALTGQGIGAGKGGADFDPAGRSDAEVMRFCQSFITELYRHLGEHTDVPAGDIGVGGREIGYMFGQYKRIVNRHEAGVLTGKGVGWGGSQGRTEATGYGTVFFARDMLATRGQDLSGRTVVVSGSGNVAIYAIEQAHRLGAKAVACSDSAGHVVDPDGIDVALLREIKEVRRERLSAYAAERPSAEHHAYGSVYDVPCDVMLPCATQNELGEDHAAALIRNGVLAVAEGANMPCTPGAVARFREAGVLFGPGKAANAGGVATSALEMSQNAARAAWSRDEVTDRLESIMSDIHAHSRATADAYTGDPDDYVAGASIAGFIRVADAMLAQGIV, translated from the coding sequence ATGATGACCACCGTTTCGCCCTCAGCCGTTCCCTCTCATCTGGACGACGTCCTCGACGCGGTCCGGCGTCGCAGCCCAGGCGAAGTAGTGTTTCAACAGGCCGTCGAGGAGGTCCTGCACACGCTCGGCCCGGTTCTCGACCGGCATCCCGAGTACGCCGACGCGCACATCCTCGAGCGCCTCTGCGAACCCGAACGGCAAATCATGTTCCGGGTGCCCTGGGTCGACGACCGCGGCCGGATTCAGGTGAACCGCGGCTACCGCGTGGAATTCTCCAGCGCGCTCGGCCCGTACAAGGGCGGCCTGCGCTTCCACCCGACCGTCGATCTGTCGGTCATCAAGTTCCTCGGCTTCGAGCAGATCTTCAAGAACGCGCTCACCGGCCAGGGCATCGGGGCCGGCAAGGGTGGCGCGGACTTCGACCCCGCCGGACGCAGTGACGCCGAAGTCATGCGCTTCTGCCAGTCGTTCATCACCGAGCTCTACCGGCACCTGGGAGAGCACACGGATGTGCCGGCCGGTGACATCGGCGTGGGTGGCCGTGAGATCGGCTACATGTTCGGCCAGTACAAGCGGATCGTGAACCGCCACGAGGCGGGGGTGCTGACGGGGAAGGGCGTCGGATGGGGCGGCTCGCAGGGCCGCACCGAAGCGACCGGGTACGGCACCGTGTTCTTCGCCCGGGACATGCTCGCCACCCGCGGGCAGGACCTTTCAGGCAGGACCGTCGTGGTGTCCGGTTCGGGCAATGTGGCGATCTATGCGATCGAGCAGGCCCACCGCCTCGGCGCAAAGGCCGTCGCCTGCTCGGACTCCGCCGGCCACGTCGTGGATCCGGACGGCATCGACGTCGCCCTCCTGCGTGAGATCAAGGAGGTGCGGCGGGAACGGCTGAGCGCCTACGCCGCCGAGCGGCCGTCCGCCGAACACCACGCATACGGATCGGTCTACGACGTGCCCTGTGATGTGATGCTTCCCTGCGCCACGCAGAACGAGTTGGGCGAGGACCACGCCGCCGCGCTGATCCGCAACGGCGTGCTGGCGGTCGCCGAGGGCGCCAACATGCCCTGCACCCCGGGTGCGGTGGCCCGCTTCCGCGAGGCCGGGGTGCTGTTCGGCCCCGGCAAGGCCGCGAACGCGGGCGGGGTCGCGACCTCGGCCCTGGAGATGAGCCAGAACGCCGCGCGGGCGGCGTGGAGCCGGGACGAGGTGACGGACCGGCTCGAGAGCATCATGAGCGACATCCACGCCCACAGTCGCGCAACCGCCGACGCGTACACCGGCGACCCGGACGACTACGTCGCCGGAGCGTCCATCGCGGGATTCATCCGCGTCGCCGACGCGATGCTGGCCCAGGGCATCGTCTGA
- a CDS encoding SDR family oxidoreductase — translation MIPETPLGRRADSSELAAAGAYLVSDDASFITGTELVVDGRFRTR, via the coding sequence GTGATTCCCGAGACACCGCTCGGCCGGCGCGCGGATTCCTCCGAACTCGCCGCAGCCGGTGCCTACCTCGTCAGCGATGACGCGAGCTTCATCACAGGCACCGAACTGGTCGTGGACGGACGCTTCCGAACCCGGTGA
- a CDS encoding class I SAM-dependent methyltransferase, whose translation MTATPHGDVPGGDRYGEAVFRPEQAGEAERIDFGALAYDDITMARLRELGVGPGWHCLDVGAGTGTVSRRLLDEVGVASVLAADRDTRFLGARLVPGLDVLEADVTAPDFAPGRFRLVHARFVLMHLPERERLITALTELVAPGGVLVLSDAVDLTSDRTPDTPYAVMMRAMWQGLRAAIGTDVSWVPSYPQLLRGAGLVSVAAEIHVPPLLPASPISRFWADTWERSRAAMLATGLVDDAAVDSAVRYLDSDECAALSAGMLTTWGWKTVEGL comes from the coding sequence GTGACCGCCACTCCGCACGGGGACGTGCCAGGCGGCGATCGCTATGGCGAGGCCGTCTTCCGTCCCGAACAGGCCGGTGAGGCCGAGCGCATCGACTTCGGCGCCCTCGCCTACGACGACATCACCATGGCGCGACTGCGGGAACTCGGCGTCGGCCCGGGATGGCACTGCCTCGACGTGGGCGCCGGCACGGGCACGGTTTCGCGCCGGCTGCTGGACGAGGTCGGGGTGGCAAGTGTGCTCGCCGCGGACCGCGACACACGCTTCCTCGGCGCACGGCTCGTGCCCGGGCTCGACGTGCTGGAAGCAGACGTCACTGCCCCGGACTTCGCCCCCGGCCGGTTCCGGCTCGTCCACGCGCGCTTCGTGCTGATGCACCTGCCCGAGCGCGAGCGTCTGATCACGGCTCTGACCGAACTCGTCGCGCCCGGCGGCGTGCTGGTACTCAGTGACGCGGTCGACCTGACGAGTGACCGGACGCCCGACACGCCGTACGCCGTGATGATGCGCGCGATGTGGCAGGGGCTGCGGGCCGCCATCGGCACCGACGTCTCCTGGGTTCCGTCGTACCCTCAGCTGCTGCGCGGGGCGGGGCTCGTGTCCGTGGCTGCCGAGATCCATGTGCCGCCGCTGCTGCCGGCCAGCCCCATCAGCCGCTTCTGGGCCGACACATGGGAACGCAGCAGAGCGGCGATGCTTGCCACCGGACTCGTCGATGACGCGGCCGTCGACTCGGCCGTCCGGTACCTGGACTCCGACGAATGCGCCGCGCTGTCGGCCGGCATGCTCACCACCTGGGGATGGAAAACCGTGGAGGGCCTTTGA
- a CDS encoding acyltransferase family protein, translated as MTEPGDREPAVPERSAVRAGGRDRYFDTLRALALIRVVAYHTFGWVWAGLAFPSMGVMFALAGSLMAKSLERPALSVIRSRTRRLLPPFWLWGIFVVLAMLLHGWMPKWQVVYWVVPLGDPPGNTWGMQAWEILWYLRAYLWFVLLSPLLLKVFRLAPVAVLLASLTPILVLQFVWQPPDNRFGSGLLDFATFLFCWLAGFAHREGVLARLRPGPVVVLSIAALAYGAWFALTHQAEYGSYDLDDIPLAQAFWSAGFVMLLMYSKAYFKVDFAWLARFKRLDRIVSVFNARAMTIYLWHEIALILAVPLIDQFWNVPAFVKYLPLESQWFMFGVGWVLIAAAIPLVGWVEDVAAKRRPRLLP; from the coding sequence GTGACCGAGCCGGGCGACCGAGAACCCGCCGTGCCCGAGCGGTCAGCGGTCCGGGCGGGCGGCCGCGACCGGTACTTCGACACGCTTCGCGCCCTCGCACTGATTCGCGTCGTGGCCTACCACACGTTCGGCTGGGTGTGGGCGGGCCTCGCCTTCCCCTCCATGGGCGTCATGTTCGCGCTCGCCGGGTCACTTATGGCCAAGTCCCTTGAACGGCCGGCCCTTTCGGTGATCAGAAGCCGGACACGACGCCTGCTGCCGCCCTTCTGGCTCTGGGGCATCTTCGTCGTCCTCGCGATGCTGCTGCACGGCTGGATGCCGAAATGGCAGGTCGTGTACTGGGTGGTGCCCCTCGGCGACCCGCCGGGTAACACCTGGGGCATGCAGGCCTGGGAGATCCTCTGGTATCTGCGCGCCTACCTGTGGTTCGTGCTCCTGTCGCCGCTGCTCTTGAAGGTGTTCCGCCTGGCGCCGGTGGCGGTGCTGCTCGCTTCGCTCACGCCGATCCTGGTGCTCCAGTTTGTGTGGCAGCCGCCGGACAACCGGTTCGGCAGCGGTCTTCTCGACTTCGCGACGTTCCTGTTCTGCTGGCTCGCCGGTTTCGCGCACCGTGAGGGCGTCCTGGCCCGTCTGCGTCCGGGACCCGTCGTCGTGCTGTCCATCGCGGCGCTTGCCTACGGCGCCTGGTTCGCCCTCACCCACCAGGCGGAGTACGGGAGTTACGACCTGGACGACATCCCGCTTGCGCAGGCTTTCTGGTCGGCCGGGTTTGTGATGCTACTGATGTACTCGAAGGCGTACTTCAAGGTCGACTTCGCGTGGCTGGCGCGCTTCAAACGGCTCGACCGGATCGTGTCGGTCTTCAACGCGCGGGCGATGACGATCTACCTCTGGCACGAGATCGCACTGATCCTCGCGGTGCCGCTGATCGATCAGTTCTGGAACGTGCCCGCATTCGTGAAGTACCTGCCGCTGGAGAGCCAGTGGTTCATGTTCGGTGTCGGCTGGGTGCTGATCGCCGCGGCGATCCCGCTGGTGGGCTGGGTGGAGGACGTCGCGGCGAAGCGACGGCCTCGGCTGCTGCCCTGA
- a CDS encoding bifunctional polysaccharide deacetylase/glycosyltransferase family 2 protein: MQTQSVPKKTIVLTFDDGPDATYTEKVLKILADNDVNGTFFLVGSMIARQPGIVKDMVEQGNEVGLHTFTHVDLSYQSDARVKRELTQTQLALAGAAGITTKLVRAPYSSEAAAIDNYSWPVYKKLGAMGYTSVFVDTDSDDWKKPGVSKIVQWATPKKSKGASVLFHDAGGNRDQTLKALPKYIKKMKAKGYTFTTVSGAMAKTGALGGGSAQNGSAGSGSAQGTGAQDGDTQDGSAQPGGAQRSGQAPGGAAQQGTPPSSGTNAPGGARNVDQAAHSEATGTTLYEGKALIVAVAIAEWTVPTLAVFLAVVGVAVMARFAMMLLLARRHYRQRNKRRFSWGAPVTRPVSVIVPAYNEKECIANTLNSLAQSTHPIEIIVVDDGSTDGTKEIAESLGLPNVRVIRQENAGKPAALNNGVRNASYDIVVMMDGDTVFEPDTVRQLVQPFAAPDIGAVAGNAKVGNRNTVIGAWQHIEYVMGFNLDRRMYDLLRCMPTIPGAIGAFRRQAVLEVGGMSEDTLAEDTDITIAMHRAGWRVVYQEHARAWTEAPASLKQLWSQRYRWSYGTMQALWKHRKSLVDKGPSGRFGRVGMPLVVLFQIVTPVFAPLIDLFTLYSMIFVDFKASLLAWLAVLGIQLVCAAYAFRLDGEKYRYLWMLPLQQIAYRQMMYLVLIHSSITALTGGRLRWQKLKRTGEVGTPTGVGR; the protein is encoded by the coding sequence ATGCAGACGCAGTCCGTTCCGAAGAAGACCATCGTGCTCACCTTCGACGACGGTCCCGACGCCACGTACACCGAGAAGGTCCTCAAGATCCTCGCGGACAACGATGTGAACGGCACGTTCTTCCTCGTGGGTTCCATGATCGCCCGGCAGCCCGGCATCGTGAAGGACATGGTCGAGCAGGGGAACGAGGTCGGCCTGCACACCTTCACCCATGTCGACCTCTCCTATCAGAGCGACGCCCGCGTCAAGCGTGAGCTCACGCAGACCCAGCTGGCGCTCGCGGGAGCGGCCGGCATCACCACGAAGCTGGTGCGTGCGCCCTACTCGTCCGAGGCCGCCGCGATCGACAACTACAGCTGGCCGGTCTACAAGAAGCTCGGCGCCATGGGCTACACCAGCGTCTTCGTCGACACCGACAGCGACGACTGGAAGAAGCCGGGCGTCTCGAAGATCGTCCAGTGGGCGACGCCGAAGAAGAGCAAAGGCGCGTCGGTGCTCTTCCACGACGCCGGCGGCAACCGTGACCAGACGCTCAAGGCGCTGCCCAAGTACATCAAGAAGATGAAGGCGAAGGGCTACACCTTCACTACGGTCAGCGGCGCCATGGCCAAGACGGGGGCGCTGGGCGGCGGCTCCGCACAGAACGGCTCCGCCGGGAGCGGCTCCGCTCAGGGCACCGGTGCGCAGGATGGCGACACACAGGACGGAAGCGCTCAGCCCGGTGGGGCGCAGAGGTCCGGTCAGGCACCGGGTGGCGCGGCCCAGCAGGGAACCCCTCCCTCCTCCGGCACGAACGCTCCGGGCGGCGCCCGCAATGTCGACCAGGCCGCCCACTCCGAAGCCACCGGCACCACCCTCTACGAGGGCAAGGCGCTCATCGTGGCGGTCGCGATCGCCGAGTGGACCGTGCCGACGCTGGCCGTCTTCCTCGCGGTCGTCGGAGTCGCCGTGATGGCGCGGTTCGCGATGATGCTGCTCCTCGCGCGGCGCCACTACAGGCAGCGCAACAAACGCCGGTTCAGCTGGGGGGCGCCCGTCACCAGGCCGGTCAGCGTGATCGTGCCCGCGTACAACGAGAAGGAGTGCATCGCCAACACCCTCAACTCCCTCGCCCAGAGCACGCATCCCATCGAGATCATCGTCGTGGACGACGGCTCCACCGACGGTACGAAGGAGATCGCCGAGTCCCTCGGCCTGCCCAACGTGCGAGTGATCCGTCAGGAGAACGCGGGCAAGCCCGCGGCGCTCAACAACGGGGTACGCAACGCCAGTTACGACATCGTCGTGATGATGGACGGCGACACGGTCTTCGAGCCGGACACCGTCCGGCAGCTCGTGCAGCCTTTCGCCGCCCCGGACATCGGCGCGGTCGCGGGCAACGCCAAGGTCGGCAACCGCAACACGGTCATCGGCGCCTGGCAGCACATCGAGTACGTGATGGGCTTCAACCTGGACCGCCGCATGTACGACCTGCTGCGCTGCATGCCCACCATCCCCGGAGCGATCGGAGCGTTCCGGCGCCAGGCCGTCCTCGAGGTCGGCGGCATGAGCGAGGACACCCTCGCGGAGGACACCGACATCACCATCGCGATGCACCGCGCCGGATGGCGTGTGGTGTACCAGGAGCATGCGCGGGCCTGGACGGAGGCGCCGGCCTCGCTCAAACAGCTGTGGAGCCAGCGCTACCGTTGGTCGTACGGCACCATGCAGGCGCTGTGGAAGCACCGCAAGTCCCTCGTGGACAAGGGGCCTTCGGGTCGCTTCGGACGGGTGGGCATGCCCCTCGTGGTGCTCTTCCAGATCGTCACGCCGGTCTTCGCGCCGCTGATCGACCTCTTCACCCTCTACTCGATGATCTTCGTGGACTTCAAGGCGTCCCTGCTCGCCTGGCTGGCTGTGCTCGGCATCCAACTCGTGTGCGCCGCCTACGCGTTCCGCCTCGACGGAGAGAAGTACCGCTACCTGTGGATGCTCCCGCTCCAGCAGATCGCGTACCGCCAGATGATGTACCTGGTGCTCATCCACTCCTCCATCACCGCCCTCACGGGCGGCCGGCTGCGCTGGCAGAAACTCAAGCGCACCGGCGAGGTCGGGACGCCGACGGGGGTGGGGCGGTGA